GCGGTCAGCCGCTGGGAGACGTTCGCCTGAAACGTGTCGCCCTCGCGGACGTACGCCTTGACCCGCCGGACCGCGTCGGCGTACCCCTCGCGGCCCACGTCGCTCTCGAAGGTCGCGCGCTCGGCCGTCGGGTCGGGCGCCGCCCCCGAGGCCGGGTCGCCGCTTTCGATCCGGTCGATCAGGGCCGCCGCGCGCGCTCGCCCGTCGTCGAACAGCGCGTCGAGCGCCTCGCGGTCGGCGTCGGGGTCGTCGACTCCCGCCGGCACGCGGGGGCAGGCGGTCACTCGGAGCGTGACGGTCGCGTCGCCGTCGTCCGGGCCGCCGTCGGCCGACCCGCCCGCGTCCACCGGACACTCCCACGCCGCGATCCGGTCGAACAGCGCGGCCTGAAGCCGCGGGAGTCCGCGGTCGTCGACCGCCCCGGGACCGTCGGGCGCCGCGGGCGGGAACGCCTCCAGTTCGCGGGCGGCGTCGTAGGAGAGCCAGCCGAACGCGCCGCACGGGTACGGCACCTCGCAGTCGCCCCGCGCCAGCCGCTCGCCGTCGATGACGCCCTCTAGCGCCGAGAGCGACGGGGAGGGGCGCCGGTAGTCGCCCGCGGGTCCCGAGCCGCCCTCGCTCTCCGACCCCTCGGCCTCGCCGCCCGTGCCGGCGACGACCGCGTCGCCGGAGACGGTCAGCCGCTCGACCGGGTCGACGCCGAAGTACCCCCATCCCGACTGGCCGCCGGTCGTCTCGTAGAAGACGCCGCCGGGACCGTCCCGCGCCCGCCGGTAGGCGGCGAAGGGGTCGTCGACGGCGACCCGGAGTTCGACCGGGACCCGCGCGCCCGCCGGCGCCGCGGCCGCGGCCGCGCGGAACCGGTTCCGGTCGGTGTGTACCGTTCGACTCATGTGTCACTCTTCGGCGGGGTCGGTGAAACAGTTGCGGTCGCCGGAACCGCGCCGGGAACCGGCCGCAGTCGGTCGGAACCGACCGCCCTCAGAACTCGCTCGCGCGGTCGATCCACGTCGCGGCGCGCTTCTCGCCCACGCTCGTCCCCTCGGCCACCTCGGCGGCGTCCGCGCCGGCGAGGTCGTCTATCGTCTCGATACCGATCGAGGCGAGCCGCTCGGCGTACGCCGGGCCGATCCCCTTGATCTCCTCGACGCTCGGGCCGCGGTCGTCGCCGTCGACCGCGGCGTCGTCCGCCTCGCCCGCCGCGGCCTCCGCCGGCTCCGCGCCCTCGTCGGCCTCGGTCCCGGCGTCGTCCGTCGCGCCGGCCTCCTCGTCGACGAGCGACTCGGTCGAGGCGGCGGCCTCCGTCGCCGCGGCGGCCGCCGGCTCGCCTCCCTCCTCGTCGACGCCGGTCCGGGGAGGCTGCTCGTCGGTGGCCTCCGCGGACGCCTCGGCGGCCGGCTCCGACTCGCGCTCGACGGTCACTTCGGTCTCGCCGGACTCGCGTTCGGCCGAGCCGCTCCCGAATCCGAGCTTCTCTTTGAGCTTCTGAAGTAGCGCCATTGCCGGCGGCTACACGTGCGAGATATTTAAAAACCGTCTCCGCCGCAACGAACCGTCGCTCCGTCTCGCCGGTTTATAAGTGTAACCGGCCCGTCCCGGCGGTATGGACGTTATCAACCCCGTCATGTGGTCGGTCCACGTCGGCTTCGCCGTCCTCTGGGTCGGCAGCGTGCTGTTCGTCACCCTCGCGGTCCTCCCGCCCGCGCTCCGCGGCGACATCGGCGGGGACGCGCTCGGGTCGGTCGTCGGCCGCCTGCGCTGGATCACCCGGATCGGCGCGGTCGCGTTCGTCGCTTCCGGCGGGCACATGGCCGGGACCCTGTACACGTTCGAGGCGCTGACGAGCACGCCGCGGGGTCACCTCGTAGTGACGATGCTGGGGCTGTGGTTCGTCGGGACCGGACTCGTCGAGGTCGCCGGCTCGAAGCTGGCCGACGGACTCGACGCCGGGAAGCTCCGGGAGCCGGCCCGCGACGCCAAGCCGTTCCTCTACGGCGCGTCGGCGGTCTCCGTCGGACTCATCGTCACCGCCGGACTGCTCGCCAGCCCGACGCTGATCTAGCGGCTCCGCTCCGTCGCTCCCGCTTCTCGACGCCGTTCCAGGCCGAAAGCGACCGACGAGCGACTTCCGTCTCGGCTCGAGAGCTGTGACGCACATAATCAAAAACCCCCGTCTGGTAAAATACGCCCGTGTTTATGCAGTTCTGTCGCCTACCGGGAGACACAGAGACCGATACATCGGTTCTCGACCAACACACATGGAATACTCAGACACCGAGCGGGTCGTCGAGCAGTCGCTCGAGTTTCCGGTGACGCGCGACGCCGTGATCGAACAGATCGGTACCGTCGAGATCGAGTCCCCTTCCGGCGACTTCGTGACGATTCGGGAGGTCCTCGACCCGGTCGACGAGGAGGGGTACCTGAGTTCGGACGCCCTCTACGCCACGATAGTCGGCAACCTCGACGAGACGTTCATCGGTCGCAAGTACTACGACGACCGCGGCAGCGTGCCGCTCGGGACCGGCGCGGACGACGATCCCGACCTCTCGTTTTGACCGCGACCCGAGCGACGCGCGCCGGGCACCGAGCGCCCCGACTGGGGCACCCCGCGCCCGGCGCCGTCAGCCTCACTCCAACTCGGCCCGCAGCGCCGCGTTCATCGCGTCGACCGGCGCGTCCTCGCCGGTCCATATCTCGAACGCCTCGACCCCCTGGTACAGCAGCATCCACGCGCCGTCGACGGTCGTCGCCCCCGCGGCGGCCGCCTCGCGCAGCAGGCGCGTCTCGACCGGCGCGTACACCGCGTCGAGGACCGCGAGGTCGCCGTGGAGGTGCGCCGCCGGAACGGGCGTCTCCTCCGGCGCCTCCATCCCCACGCTCGTCGCGTTGACGAGCAGGTCCGCGGCCGCGACGCGCTCGCCCAAGTCGTCGAGGCCGCCGCCGGTCGCGCCGGGCACGTCCCCGGCCAACTCGACCGCGCGCTCCGCGGTGCGGTTCGCGACGTGGACCGTCGCGCCCGCGTCCGCCAGCGCGAACGCGGCCGCCCGCCCCGCGCCGCCCGCGCCCACCACGAGCGCGTCGCGGCCGTCGATTCCGACGTCGTGGTGCGCGAGCGCCCGCGTCACCCCGGCGGCGTCGGTGTTGCGCCCGCGGGGGCGCTCCGACTCGCCGGCCCGGACCGGGGCGTAATCGACCGTGTTGACCGCGCCGATGCGCTCGGCCAGCGGGGCCGCGTCGACCGCGCGCAGCGCGTCCCGCTTGAACGGCACCGTCACGTTGAGTCCCGCGACGCCGAGGTCGGCGGCGCCCGAAATCGCCGCGGCCGCCGCGTCGGCGTCCGGCTCGAAGGTCACGTAGCGCGCGTCGAGACCGAGCGCCTCGTAGCCCGCCTCGTGCATCGGCGGCGACAGCGAGTGGCCGACCGGGTTCCCGATCAGTCCGTACACGTCCATGCCCGCTCACGCGGCCGCGACCGACAAAAGGCGGTCGGTCGGGCGCCGAGCGGTCCGGTCAGCCCCTCACTCCCGCCGCCCCTCGGCGTCCCGCTCCGCGTCGATGACGTCTTCGAGCGTCTCGGTGCCGACGTCGCTGGCGATCTTGACGCCGACGAGCGACACGACGATGCCCCCCACGATGAACGCGGCGAGCTGCTGGACCGGGGTCACCGTCATCCCGTACATCGACAGCGGCTCGTGGATCGCCTCCTGCGCGAGGAAGTAGCCGGCGAACCCGCGGACGACGAGCGCGACCGCGGCGATGACGAACGGGAGGTTGAGGTACGGCGTCCGGATCCCCTCGTCGCGGATCAGCTCGTCGAGCAGCCGCCCCACGGCCGCGGTCACGCCGGCGACCGCGAACCACGGGACCGCGGCGTAGGCGAACTCCACGACCTCGACGAGCCGGGGGGATCCGGGACCGAGCTCCGAGGCCGCGAGGAAGCCGAAGAACCCGCCGACCAGCGCCAGCCCGCCGGCGACGACGTACGTCACGACCGACACCTGCCCGGCGTACAGCGCCTCTCGGACGCGCTCCGGCATCCCCGCGACGAACCGGTCGACCCCGAGGCCCTTGTACAGCAGCGCGGCGCCGAGCAGACCGGCGACGCCCGCCACCGCCTCTCCGGCGGAGAACCGGTAGAACAGTACGGGTAACAACAGCAGCGCGACGCCGATGGGGACCAGCACCGTCGACCGCAGCTGCTCGTCCGCGAGGAACTGCTTCAGCAGGTAGTAGGTGGACTCGATGTCGCGCGCCTGTCGGACGACGACGCGGTCGACTGAGTCGACGGGGATCCGCGACTCGACGACGGGGAGGACGCGCTCGTCCTCGGCGGAGTCGACGACGACGATCGCGGCCCGCGGGTCGTACCGCTCCACGAGGTCGTCCAGCTGGGCCGCGATGGAGCGGTCGGCGCCGACCGCGGTGTCGCTCTCCGCGGAGACGACCGCCACGACAGACTCCTCGCGCTCGTCCCTGAGGTCGCGCGCGACGCGCAGCGACTCCAGCAGGCAGTTCACGCTGGCGTCCTCGGGGTCGTCCAGCCCGGCGTCGGTGACCAGCGACCGGACGGCCTCCCAGCCGGCGACCGGCATCGGGACGTTGGTGGCGCGACCGATCGCCCCCGAGCGGTCGACGCAGATGACCAGCGTCGTCACGTGTCGACTCACACCGCGGCCGGACAAAAATCCTCCCCGTCGGCCGCCCCGCGGCGTTCGGTCTTTCGAGGCGCT
The sequence above is a segment of the Halorubrum sp. 2020YC2 genome. Coding sequences within it:
- a CDS encoding DUF373 family protein, producing the protein MTTLVICVDRSGAIGRATNVPMPVAGWEAVRSLVTDAGLDDPEDASVNCLLESLRVARDLRDEREESVVAVVSAESDTAVGADRSIAAQLDDLVERYDPRAAIVVVDSAEDERVLPVVESRIPVDSVDRVVVRQARDIESTYYLLKQFLADEQLRSTVLVPIGVALLLLPVLFYRFSAGEAVAGVAGLLGAALLYKGLGVDRFVAGMPERVREALYAGQVSVVTYVVAGGLALVGGFFGFLAASELGPGSPRLVEVVEFAYAAVPWFAVAGVTAAVGRLLDELIRDEGIRTPYLNLPFVIAAVALVVRGFAGYFLAQEAIHEPLSMYGMTVTPVQQLAAFIVGGIVVSLVGVKIASDVGTETLEDVIDAERDAEGRRE
- a CDS encoding anthranilate synthase component I family protein — its product is MSRTVHTDRNRFRAAAAAAPAGARVPVELRVAVDDPFAAYRRARDGPGGVFYETTGGQSGWGYFGVDPVERLTVSGDAVVAGTGGEAEGSESEGGSGPAGDYRRPSPSLSALEGVIDGERLARGDCEVPYPCGAFGWLSYDAARELEAFPPAAPDGPGAVDDRGLPRLQAALFDRIAAWECPVDAGGSADGGPDDGDATVTLRVTACPRVPAGVDDPDADREALDALFDDGRARAAALIDRIESGDPASGAAPDPTAERATFESDVGREGYADAVRRVKAYVREGDTFQANVSQRLTAPAAVHPVDAYDALREVNPAPYSGLIEFGGTEGDGTGRPSGVDLVSASPELLLEREPTGDPRRGARLVTEPIAGTRPRGETEAADAGMETELTGDAKERAEHAMLVDLERNDLGKVSRFGTVEVSEYRRVDRYSEVMHLVSLIEGESRPDAGFADAVAACFPGGTITGAPKPKTMAIIDELEPTRRGPYTGSMFAAGFDGRATLNIVIRTLVRHAAEYHLRVGAGIVHDSDPGAEYEETLAKARALVSAVDEALAAGGMAVDETVEETVDEALAAGGMAVDETVEETVDESSEEAVER
- a CDS encoding shikimate dehydrogenase, producing MDVYGLIGNPVGHSLSPPMHEAGYEALGLDARYVTFEPDADAAAAAISGAADLGVAGLNVTVPFKRDALRAVDAAPLAERIGAVNTVDYAPVRAGESERPRGRNTDAAGVTRALAHHDVGIDGRDALVVGAGGAGRAAAFALADAGATVHVANRTAERAVELAGDVPGATGGGLDDLGERVAAADLLVNATSVGMEAPEETPVPAAHLHGDLAVLDAVYAPVETRLLREAAAAGATTVDGAWMLLYQGVEAFEIWTGEDAPVDAMNAALRAELE
- a CDS encoding helix-hairpin-helix domain-containing protein; the encoded protein is MALLQKLKEKLGFGSGSAERESGETEVTVERESEPAAEASAEATDEQPPRTGVDEEGGEPAAAAATEAAASTESLVDEEAGATDDAGTEADEGAEPAEAAAGEADDAAVDGDDRGPSVEEIKGIGPAYAERLASIGIETIDDLAGADAAEVAEGTSVGEKRAATWIDRASEF
- a CDS encoding transporter; the encoded protein is MDVINPVMWSVHVGFAVLWVGSVLFVTLAVLPPALRGDIGGDALGSVVGRLRWITRIGAVAFVASGGHMAGTLYTFEALTSTPRGHLVVTMLGLWFVGTGLVEVAGSKLADGLDAGKLREPARDAKPFLYGASAVSVGLIVTAGLLASPTLI